One stretch of Pseudoalteromonas shioyasakiensis DNA includes these proteins:
- a CDS encoding GNAT family N-acetyltransferase, producing MFVNFYVAKNWFEGLSGEYRYPTIDPEYIQLETIFNPKREAIYYLVESGDKFYYVAGYLTYSDNGIIDFETPRGYGGVVTNIKEMTELEKLQSKCGLSFKERGVLCGFIRNIPILNNHTKTSLRSWRDRSTLLIDLENPDLLQSYKVRARTAVKKAKKSGVVIHEANSTAQWQEFASLYANRMAELNASSEYCYDIDYFSELEKLSSASLILAYLDGKLISGCVILKCGNYSEYYLSASSKCGMKYASTQACLHYSAQMSRENGAKFMHLGGGLSDSENDSLYFFKSGFTDKHLDFFVSSWIFDGESYRVLKEKYKAQVKTVNRVIFYR from the coding sequence ATGTTTGTTAATTTTTATGTCGCTAAAAATTGGTTTGAGGGGCTCTCAGGTGAATATAGGTATCCAACTATTGATCCTGAATATATCCAGCTAGAAACAATATTTAATCCCAAACGAGAAGCAATTTATTATTTAGTTGAAAGCGGAGATAAGTTTTATTACGTCGCTGGATACTTGACTTACAGTGATAATGGAATTATTGATTTTGAGACCCCTAGAGGATATGGGGGGGTAGTAACAAACATTAAAGAGATGACTGAGCTTGAAAAGTTGCAAAGTAAGTGTGGGTTAAGCTTTAAAGAGCGAGGAGTGTTATGTGGTTTTATTAGAAATATTCCTATCTTAAACAACCATACAAAAACGTCTCTCAGGAGTTGGCGCGATAGGTCTACACTTCTTATTGACCTTGAGAACCCTGATTTATTGCAAAGCTATAAAGTTAGAGCCAGAACTGCAGTAAAGAAAGCGAAAAAGTCAGGTGTTGTTATTCATGAAGCTAACAGCACAGCGCAATGGCAAGAATTTGCTTCTCTTTATGCAAATCGTATGGCAGAGCTAAATGCTAGCAGCGAATACTGTTATGACATAGATTATTTCTCGGAATTAGAAAAGCTTAGCAGTGCATCTTTAATATTAGCGTACCTTGACGGTAAACTGATAAGCGGCTGTGTAATACTCAAGTGTGGAAATTATTCAGAATATTATTTATCTGCATCGAGTAAATGTGGAATGAAATATGCTTCAACTCAGGCGTGTTTGCACTATTCGGCACAAATGAGCCGGGAGAATGGAGCTAAATTCATGCATTTAGGTGGCGGATTAAGTGATAGCGAAAATGATTCTCTCTATTTTTTTAAATCTGGGTTTACAGATAAGCATTTGGACTTTTTTGTGAGTAGTTGGATATTCGATGGTGAAAGCTATCGGGTTCTAAAAGAGAAGTATAAAGCGCAAGTAAAAACTGTTAACAGGGTAATTTTTTACAGGTGA
- a CDS encoding SDR family oxidoreductase, whose translation MRAISQLLDLHKTWTLITGGAGHVGRASAETILELGGNVILADRDITSLNELVEHEFNKPFATGRLFILQVDLADQNQIRHMMDEVSKITGGILNGLINNAAFVGTDRLDGWCVPFEEQSTNTFNDCLGVNLSAPFLLSQQAYELMKNQTHGPKSIINISSIYGVVGPKMELYEGTEMGNPAAYAASKAGLMQLTRWMSANVAPAVRVNNIVLGGIERGQPESFLEKYNANVPMGRMAKEEDIKGAIAYLSSELSNYMTGQSLFLDGGWTAV comes from the coding sequence ATGAGAGCTATTTCACAGTTGTTAGATTTGCATAAAACTTGGACACTAATTACTGGCGGTGCGGGGCATGTAGGTAGAGCTTCGGCAGAAACTATTTTGGAGTTAGGTGGAAATGTTATTTTAGCAGATCGCGATATAACTTCCTTAAATGAATTAGTTGAACATGAGTTCAACAAACCTTTTGCTACAGGTCGCTTATTTATATTACAAGTTGATCTAGCTGACCAAAATCAAATCCGTCATATGATGGATGAGGTGTCGAAAATCACTGGTGGTATACTTAATGGTTTAATAAATAATGCTGCCTTTGTTGGTACCGATAGATTGGATGGTTGGTGTGTACCTTTTGAGGAACAATCTACCAATACATTTAATGATTGTTTAGGCGTTAATTTATCTGCTCCATTTTTGTTAAGTCAACAAGCTTATGAGTTGATGAAGAATCAAACTCATGGCCCAAAGAGTATTATAAATATTTCCTCTATCTATGGGGTGGTAGGACCGAAAATGGAACTTTACGAAGGTACAGAAATGGGGAATCCTGCAGCATATGCTGCAAGTAAAGCTGGTTTAATGCAATTGACGCGCTGGATGTCAGCGAATGTAGCACCTGCAGTTAGAGTTAACAATATTGTTTTAGGTGGTATTGAAAGAGGTCAGCCTGAGAGCTTTTTAGAGAAATACAATGCTAATGTTCCAATGGGAAGGATGGCAAAAGAAGAAGATATTAAAGGTGCTATTGCATATCTAAGCTCTGAGCTTTCAAATTATATGACAGGGCAAAGTTTATTTTTAGATGGTGGTTGGACTGCTGTATAA
- a CDS encoding acylneuraminate cytidylyltransferase family protein, which produces MFVITFAREGSKGIKGKNIKHMNGKPLLAYSIDLAKKIPTVHDIFVSTDGTEIAEIAREYGAEVIIRPAELASDSANEWDAWQHAIKYLKANFGMHDDDLLLSLPCTSPLRSLPDINKLIEEFKDSSSDLALCITESARNPYFNMVNADNNGIVNLVCDAGKFHRRQDVPKVYDITTVGYLTTARFISSANGVLSGKTLGVVVPRASSIDIDEQLDFDFAELLLKKREQI; this is translated from the coding sequence ATCTTTGTAATAACATTTGCTAGAGAGGGATCAAAAGGCATAAAGGGAAAAAATATCAAGCACATGAATGGTAAACCATTACTTGCATATAGTATTGACTTGGCAAAAAAGATACCAACAGTACACGATATTTTTGTTTCTACAGATGGTACGGAAATTGCTGAAATTGCACGTGAATATGGTGCTGAAGTTATAATCAGGCCTGCTGAATTAGCAAGTGATAGTGCTAACGAATGGGATGCATGGCAACATGCCATTAAATATTTGAAGGCGAACTTTGGCATGCATGATGATGATCTATTGTTAAGTTTACCATGTACGTCTCCTCTAAGAAGTTTGCCAGATATTAATAAATTAATAGAAGAGTTCAAAGATTCTTCTAGTGATCTTGCGTTGTGCATCACAGAATCTGCAAGAAACCCTTATTTTAACATGGTTAATGCTGATAATAATGGAATTGTTAACTTGGTTTGTGATGCAGGAAAGTTTCACCGCAGGCAAGATGTACCGAAAGTCTATGATATTACAACCGTGGGTTATTTGACGACAGCTAGGTTTATATCATCAGCAAATGGAGTCCTTTCAGGTAAAACGCTGGGTGTCGTTGTTCCTCGAGCGAGCAGTATTGACATAGATGAACAATTGGACTTTGATTTTGCAGAATTATTGCTAAAAAAGCGGGAACAAATATGA
- a CDS encoding NAD(P)-binding protein: MNNSFDDVIVGAGIAGIVAGLVKAKQGRRVLLVDSAHVAGGLMKSMHTEEGYVFDYGTHLLSELAIDELDDLLFSEVRKGDWLQFDYLKSGHYIKGVLGEKSPVVDAGTMDLANYYKGLYELVETVSQRSSSYENLIEHLNCTFGSTITNQLIAPAVEKLFYEPASNLAPDSHLLFGLARVQGFSAESVRILKQFEPLNEALAFRSHHEGKTGQTRFYPRTGGIGQWVNILLEKLSGFGAQVLLGTQIESLGVENGIVNKLTLSNGEQIQCNSLTWTVPLFGLLRLLPIELTKPIEPLKFLDSYLVHLIVDRAPITDLHYYCNYDPAFSHFRTTLYSNMQSKGDELGYRATVEVFRPNDSDSSKPTGDRILKELIDCGVFPSNSKVVYEKAELLKNSFPIPTINFRKMQSDQLYIAKKYIKNIELFGKARGDIFFMNDVIVDVYENATR; this comes from the coding sequence ATGAATAATAGTTTTGATGATGTAATCGTCGGTGCTGGCATTGCAGGTATTGTTGCAGGTTTAGTGAAAGCTAAACAGGGGCGAAGAGTTTTATTGGTTGATAGTGCACATGTTGCTGGTGGTCTGATGAAGTCGATGCATACTGAAGAGGGGTATGTGTTTGACTACGGGACTCACCTTCTTAGCGAGCTTGCGATAGACGAACTTGATGATTTATTGTTTAGTGAAGTTAGAAAAGGTGACTGGCTGCAGTTCGATTATTTAAAATCTGGGCATTACATTAAGGGGGTGCTCGGAGAAAAATCCCCAGTAGTTGATGCAGGTACTATGGATTTAGCCAACTATTATAAGGGGCTTTATGAATTAGTAGAGACTGTTTCTCAACGCTCATCCAGTTACGAAAATCTTATCGAGCATCTTAACTGTACATTTGGTTCGACCATAACAAATCAGCTCATAGCACCTGCAGTAGAAAAGCTATTTTATGAACCTGCATCTAACTTAGCCCCCGACTCGCACCTACTCTTTGGATTGGCTAGAGTGCAGGGGTTTAGCGCTGAATCAGTTCGAATACTTAAACAATTTGAGCCATTAAATGAGGCTTTAGCGTTTCGATCGCATCATGAGGGAAAAACCGGGCAAACTCGTTTCTATCCAAGAACAGGTGGCATTGGTCAATGGGTGAATATTCTCCTTGAAAAACTTAGTGGTTTTGGAGCTCAGGTTTTACTTGGTACTCAAATTGAAAGTCTAGGCGTAGAAAATGGCATTGTTAACAAATTAACACTTTCAAATGGTGAACAAATTCAATGTAACTCTTTGACTTGGACTGTTCCTTTGTTTGGCTTGCTGCGATTACTCCCAATTGAGCTTACAAAACCCATTGAGCCACTAAAGTTCTTGGACTCTTATCTTGTACACCTGATTGTTGATAGAGCACCCATTACAGATTTACACTATTACTGTAATTATGATCCCGCTTTTAGTCACTTCAGAACAACTTTGTATTCGAATATGCAGAGTAAAGGAGATGAATTAGGTTATCGTGCAACTGTGGAAGTGTTTCGACCTAATGATTCTGACTCTTCAAAACCAACTGGGGATAGAATATTAAAAGAGCTCATTGATTGCGGTGTTTTCCCTTCTAATAGTAAAGTAGTGTATGAAAAAGCTGAACTACTTAAAAATAGTTTCCCTATACCGACGATTAACTTTAGAAAAATGCAAAGTGATCAGCTTTATATAGCTAAAAAGTACATCAAAAATATAGAGTTGTTTGGTAAAGCTAGGGGTGACATTTTCTTTATGAACGATGTAATTGTTGATGTATATGAAAATGCAACAAGATAA
- the neuB gene encoding N-acetylneuraminate synthase, producing MNSVKIIAEIGVNHNGSLELAKQLIDLAVEAKVDFVKFQTFKSEAVICKNAEKAEYQKNNTGCGDSQLDMVKKLELTFEQHRELKKYAESKGSQYLSTPFDLESLSFLLDLGLKTIKIPSGEITNYFLLTEVAKHEVNIILSTGMSTIDEICHAVRILKFNNKIKEITVLHCNTQYPTPYHDVNLAAMKTMADKLGCKVGYSDHTLGTEVSVAAVALGACVIEKHFTLSRLLPGPDHSASIEPCELRSMVKEIRNIEKAIGKPEKVITSSEVNNINIARKFLVASRSILAGQEFSLEDFSAKRTGVGGISPMLVKNLVGKIAKHNYKIDDVIQHSENDSK from the coding sequence ATGAATAGTGTCAAAATAATTGCAGAGATAGGTGTAAATCACAATGGTAGCTTGGAGCTAGCTAAACAATTGATTGATCTTGCAGTTGAAGCAAAAGTTGACTTTGTTAAGTTTCAAACTTTTAAATCAGAAGCCGTTATCTGTAAAAATGCAGAAAAAGCTGAATACCAGAAAAATAATACTGGGTGTGGAGATAGTCAGTTAGACATGGTGAAGAAGTTAGAGTTAACTTTTGAACAGCATAGAGAGCTCAAAAAGTATGCCGAATCTAAAGGAAGCCAATACCTAAGTACACCTTTTGATCTTGAAAGCTTGAGTTTTTTACTGGATCTTGGCCTTAAAACAATAAAGATTCCTTCAGGGGAAATCACGAATTATTTTTTATTGACGGAAGTTGCTAAGCATGAAGTTAATATTATTTTATCTACTGGGATGTCAACAATAGATGAGATATGTCATGCTGTTAGGATTCTGAAATTTAATAATAAAATAAAAGAAATTACAGTGTTGCATTGTAACACTCAATACCCAACTCCTTATCATGATGTTAATCTAGCAGCAATGAAAACTATGGCAGATAAGCTTGGTTGTAAAGTGGGTTATTCTGACCATACTTTGGGCACGGAAGTGTCAGTAGCAGCTGTCGCTCTTGGGGCTTGTGTTATAGAAAAGCATTTTACATTATCACGCTTGTTACCTGGGCCAGATCATTCTGCATCAATTGAACCGTGCGAGTTAAGGAGTATGGTAAAGGAAATTCGAAATATCGAGAAGGCAATTGGTAAGCCTGAAAAAGTAATTACATCTAGCGAAGTGAATAACATAAACATCGCACGCAAATTCCTTGTAGCGTCTAGGTCAATTTTAGCTGGACAAGAGTTTAGCTTAGAAGATTTTAGCGCTAAGCGTACTGGAGTTGGTGGTATATCCCCCATGTTGGTAAAAAATCTAGTGGGTAAGATAGCAAAACATAACTATAAAATTGATGATGTTATCCAACACTCTGAGAACGATTCAAAGTGA
- a CDS encoding NTP transferase domain-containing protein codes for MNDGWTKSILPLPATMQDAIKTLNESSIKLVCLTNAHGELKGVITDGDIRRAIVSGKGLSTPVVEFMCETPITISPQDSRMSRKKAFEHHKLLYIPIISSQNKVIDIEISQSVTTLTQSNTVFLMAGGYGTRLRPLTEECPKPLLKVGSKPILETIIESFVNYGFQEFKVSVHYLADQIKDYFQDGLKFGVDIGYVEESKPLGTAGALSLLPTQTDPLILMNGDLLTKVDFKELLTYHLNEQAQITMCVREYEYQVPYGVINVENNQVKEIIEKPIEKYFVNAGIYVLSPEVVNSLEKGFYKDMPDLINEYLDKGEKVALFPIHEYWLDIGRMADFERAQIDFLHNF; via the coding sequence ATGAATGATGGTTGGACCAAGTCTATTTTACCACTTCCAGCAACAATGCAAGATGCTATAAAAACATTAAATGAATCGTCTATTAAGTTAGTTTGCTTGACGAATGCTCATGGAGAGTTGAAGGGAGTAATTACTGATGGTGATATCCGTCGTGCAATTGTTTCCGGTAAAGGGTTAAGTACACCAGTTGTTGAGTTTATGTGCGAAACACCTATCACAATAAGTCCACAAGACAGCAGAATGTCTAGGAAAAAGGCATTCGAACACCACAAGTTACTATATATTCCAATAATCAGTTCACAAAATAAGGTGATCGATATTGAAATTTCTCAGTCAGTTACCACTTTAACACAAAGCAATACAGTGTTTTTGATGGCTGGGGGTTATGGTACTAGATTACGGCCGCTAACAGAAGAATGTCCTAAGCCGCTGCTCAAAGTTGGCTCTAAACCTATATTGGAAACGATAATCGAAAGTTTTGTGAATTACGGTTTCCAAGAATTTAAAGTATCGGTCCACTACTTAGCTGACCAGATCAAAGATTATTTTCAGGATGGTCTTAAGTTTGGCGTGGATATTGGTTACGTTGAGGAATCTAAACCATTAGGTACTGCAGGTGCATTAAGTTTGTTGCCAACACAAACGGATCCATTAATTCTAATGAATGGTGATTTGTTGACTAAAGTTGATTTCAAAGAACTGCTAACTTATCACCTAAATGAACAAGCTCAAATCACTATGTGTGTTCGAGAATATGAATATCAAGTGCCTTATGGTGTTATTAACGTAGAAAATAATCAGGTAAAAGAGATAATTGAAAAGCCTATTGAGAAGTACTTCGTAAACGCGGGGATATATGTGCTCTCTCCAGAGGTTGTCAATTCGTTAGAAAAAGGATTTTATAAGGATATGCCAGATCTTATTAATGAATACTTAGACAAGGGAGAAAAGGTAGCACTATTCCCTATACATGAATACTGGCTTGATATTGGTCGAATGGCTGATTTTGAGCGAGCTCAAATTGATTTTTTACATAACTTCTAG
- the neuC gene encoding UDP-N-acetylglucosamine 2-epimerase (hydrolyzing), with amino-acid sequence MENKQIQALPKVMLVTTSRAEFGLFYWLIKELESSDSVEFQLVVTGNHLVPEQGYTVAEIESEGLPIAEKIDIIIAGSSAAAKAKSSALGMMSFTDIFSRRQPDLVIVMGDRYELLGIVSAAALMSIPVAHFSGGEITAGVVDDIVRHALTKLSYLHFVTHERHRKRVIQLGESPERVFNVGEPGLEHLFKTPLLNREELSKSIGYSLTEKFMLFTFHPVSSDCSLNPAEQLREVLKALAHHDNYQVLMTYPNTDEGSDCLLPLLRDFESKNANRVKLVPSLGFRRYLSALKHCQLVIGNSSSGLVEAPCYGKATVNIGSRQDGRLRGVNVIDCDVYYREIVDAVAKALTPQHQLIARNGSNPYGDGKTVGKVIEIINKLKFPLPKIKSFYDLEDL; translated from the coding sequence ATGGAGAACAAACAAATCCAGGCGCTACCCAAAGTTATGCTAGTGACGACTTCACGAGCTGAGTTTGGTCTGTTTTATTGGCTCATAAAAGAGCTAGAATCAAGTGATTCAGTAGAATTTCAACTTGTCGTTACAGGTAATCATCTGGTACCGGAACAAGGTTATACAGTCGCTGAAATTGAGTCTGAAGGTTTACCAATCGCAGAAAAAATTGACATCATTATTGCTGGGAGCAGTGCTGCTGCTAAAGCTAAATCATCAGCTTTAGGGATGATGAGCTTTACTGATATATTTTCTCGTAGGCAGCCAGATTTGGTAATCGTAATGGGTGATAGATATGAGCTATTAGGAATAGTATCTGCTGCGGCATTGATGTCAATTCCTGTAGCGCACTTTTCTGGTGGTGAAATTACAGCAGGTGTTGTTGATGATATTGTTAGGCACGCACTAACAAAGCTTTCGTACCTCCACTTTGTGACTCATGAAAGGCATCGGAAAAGAGTCATTCAACTAGGGGAGAGTCCAGAAAGAGTCTTTAACGTTGGTGAACCGGGGTTAGAGCACCTCTTTAAAACACCATTACTCAATAGAGAAGAATTATCGAAAAGTATAGGTTACTCATTAACTGAAAAGTTTATGCTCTTTACTTTTCATCCTGTTTCTTCAGATTGTTCTTTAAATCCTGCTGAGCAACTTCGAGAAGTTCTAAAAGCACTAGCACATCATGATAATTATCAAGTTTTGATGACATATCCTAATACGGATGAGGGAAGTGATTGCTTATTACCTCTACTTAGAGATTTTGAATCAAAAAATGCTAATAGGGTTAAGCTTGTCCCATCGCTTGGCTTTAGGCGATACCTTTCGGCTCTAAAGCATTGTCAGCTTGTTATTGGTAATTCATCCAGTGGACTTGTTGAAGCCCCATGTTATGGAAAAGCTACAGTCAATATAGGTTCAAGACAGGATGGAAGGCTGAGAGGGGTAAACGTTATTGATTGTGATGTATATTATAGAGAAATTGTTGACGCAGTTGCTAAAGCTTTGACTCCACAGCATCAATTAATCGCAAGAAATGGCAGTAACCCATATGGTGATGGTAAAACGGTTGGTAAAGTAATTGAAATAATTAATAAACTTAAGTTCCCATTGCCGAAAATTAAAAGTTTTTATGATCTTGAGGATTTATGA
- a CDS encoding Gfo/Idh/MocA family oxidoreductase, translated as MKVLVSGYGGIAKRHIKNLMSLVNVELMVVVRQSEMDLEQEYGVPIFVYQSFEQALEEHIFDLALICSPASEHFKQACMLFQLGVPCFIEKPVCLNSKEAKELLKSYKLNPVPALIGYDLRYTEGYLKVSKILSELRLGTIWRLSVDVGQYLPDWRPNKPYQTCVSAQKKLGGGVLRELSHELDYLVGLFGLKLDDLSVLKRNHSNLEMDCENEVIILSLASIESQFPKVSLNLKMDMLSRKPFRVLKVSGTEGELVWDLIAQQIIVFQAGVEETISTFDSTDQPYLRMLKDFIDRVVNSKCDSGTLKQGIRVMELIEQVEKEGIQISG; from the coding sequence TTGAAAGTTTTAGTCTCTGGATATGGTGGTATAGCAAAACGTCATATCAAAAATTTAATGTCTCTAGTTAATGTTGAACTCATGGTAGTAGTTCGTCAAAGTGAAATGGATTTGGAACAAGAATACGGCGTCCCTATTTTTGTCTATCAAAGCTTTGAACAGGCATTGGAAGAACACATATTTGACCTTGCACTAATTTGTTCGCCAGCTTCAGAGCACTTTAAACAAGCCTGTATGCTTTTTCAGCTAGGTGTTCCTTGTTTTATTGAAAAACCTGTGTGTTTAAATTCAAAAGAAGCAAAAGAGCTATTGAAGTCATATAAATTGAACCCCGTTCCAGCATTGATTGGCTATGATTTGAGATACACTGAAGGTTATCTAAAGGTTAGCAAAATTTTGTCTGAATTGCGGCTAGGAACTATTTGGCGTTTATCAGTAGATGTGGGGCAATACTTACCTGATTGGCGACCCAATAAACCGTACCAAACTTGCGTATCTGCACAAAAAAAATTAGGCGGTGGTGTCTTAAGAGAGCTTAGTCATGAACTAGATTATTTAGTAGGTTTATTTGGATTAAAGCTAGATGATTTGAGTGTTCTTAAACGTAATCATTCTAATCTTGAGATGGATTGTGAGAATGAAGTAATAATTTTGAGTTTGGCATCAATCGAAAGTCAATTCCCTAAGGTTAGCTTAAACCTCAAAATGGACATGCTTTCCAGAAAACCTTTTCGTGTTTTGAAAGTAAGTGGAACTGAGGGGGAGTTAGTATGGGATTTGATAGCCCAGCAGATCATTGTTTTTCAGGCAGGAGTTGAGGAGACAATATCTACTTTTGATTCCACTGATCAGCCATATTTGCGTATGCTAAAAGACTTTATTGACAGAGTTGTTAACTCAAAATGTGATTCAGGTACCTTAAAACAAGGTATAAGAGTTATGGAATTGATTGAACAGGTTGAAAAAGAGGGAATACAGATCAGTGGCTAG
- a CDS encoding aminotransferase class IV, whose amino-acid sequence MFCKYVLIDGHVVRNEDAKINVTDMAVLFGFGVFESIHVSNRQPVSIVKHLERFTKALAKCNFQKLLNLPISDYVRECIEHNDLVDGQILIVATAGVDGEGGRIVILAKAFTLPKSELRLVKAKVLPEFRSAHSDMKLTSCASTLLTRNDLLKSGFDEAIAYRGDCITEGLSSAICVVFKDKIVVVSSTHPILPSVSLKNLCQVFDRNQLNYVSHEVKLDDLKDCEEIWMVSSTWGIRAVKMFFWDGIEQELQFNLAQKVHGYYQLMLNNQEFD is encoded by the coding sequence ATGTTTTGTAAATATGTCCTGATAGACGGTCATGTTGTCAGAAATGAAGATGCAAAGATAAATGTTACCGATATGGCTGTATTGTTTGGCTTTGGTGTCTTTGAATCAATACATGTTTCTAATCGACAACCAGTGTCAATTGTTAAGCATTTAGAAAGATTTACAAAAGCATTAGCTAAATGCAATTTTCAAAAATTGTTAAACCTACCTATTAGTGATTATGTTAGAGAATGTATCGAACATAATGATTTGGTTGATGGACAAATTTTAATTGTGGCTACAGCTGGTGTCGATGGTGAAGGGGGGAGAATTGTAATACTTGCTAAAGCATTTACGCTGCCAAAAAGTGAATTGAGGCTTGTAAAAGCGAAAGTGTTACCTGAATTTCGAAGTGCTCATTCGGATATGAAACTCACTAGTTGTGCTTCTACCCTGCTTACAAGAAATGACTTATTGAAATCAGGCTTTGATGAAGCAATTGCTTACCGGGGAGATTGTATTACAGAAGGTTTGTCATCTGCAATTTGTGTAGTATTCAAAGATAAAATTGTTGTGGTATCTAGCACACATCCTATTTTACCAAGTGTAAGTCTCAAAAATCTTTGCCAAGTATTTGATAGAAATCAACTTAATTATGTTTCACATGAAGTAAAACTAGATGATCTTAAAGATTGCGAAGAGATTTGGATGGTCTCTTCAACTTGGGGAATTCGTGCAGTAAAAATGTTTTTTTGGGATGGAATTGAACAAGAACTTCAATTCAATTTGGCCCAAAAAGTGCATGGTTACTATCAATTAATGTTAAATAATCAAGAATTTGATTAA
- a CDS encoding LegC family aminotransferase, with product MFSSNDLISFIRSYYNDDSFIPLHRPTFDHHEKENVLDTIESSFVSSVGGYVNEFEKLLESYTGATKAVAMVNGTAALHCALYSAGVEPGDIVITQAVTFVATCNVIHYLHATPLFIDVNKYSLGLCPDALSQYLEENALIDIDGQCRHRKTSQIIRAIVPMHTFGHPVQLFELNNVCQKWNIVLVEDAAESLGSLYKGKHTGTFGKLAALSFNGNKIITTGGGGATLCMDENLGKHVKHLSTTAKVPHPFEYYHDEMGFNYRMPNLNAALGCAQVGKLDQFVLSKRELARKYQCFFDGSKFSFVTEPEYARSNYWLNAIICPSKIEKEHLLKETNANGVMTRPLWQLANTLPMFEGALRGALPNSEWLIDRVVNLPSTPLEKSCI from the coding sequence GTGTTTTCCAGCAATGATTTAATTTCTTTTATTCGTAGTTACTATAATGATGATTCGTTTATTCCTTTACATAGACCTACATTTGATCACCACGAGAAAGAAAATGTATTGGACACAATTGAAAGCAGTTTTGTTTCAAGCGTTGGAGGTTATGTTAATGAGTTCGAAAAGCTTCTAGAGTCTTATACGGGAGCTACAAAGGCGGTTGCTATGGTTAATGGAACCGCTGCTTTACACTGTGCTCTGTATTCCGCAGGAGTAGAGCCAGGTGATATTGTAATTACTCAAGCTGTTACTTTTGTAGCTACATGTAATGTTATTCATTACTTGCATGCTACTCCTTTATTTATTGATGTGAACAAGTATAGCTTAGGGTTATGTCCAGATGCTCTTTCTCAGTACCTTGAAGAGAATGCTTTAATTGACATTGATGGACAATGTAGGCACAGAAAAACGAGTCAAATTATTCGTGCAATTGTGCCCATGCATACATTTGGCCATCCTGTTCAACTTTTTGAGTTAAACAATGTTTGTCAAAAATGGAATATAGTATTAGTTGAGGATGCTGCAGAGAGTCTAGGTTCATTGTATAAAGGTAAACATACAGGTACATTTGGTAAACTTGCAGCTTTAAGCTTTAATGGCAACAAAATTATTACGACTGGCGGAGGTGGGGCTACGTTATGCATGGACGAGAATTTAGGCAAACATGTAAAGCATTTATCTACAACAGCTAAAGTGCCACATCCTTTTGAATACTATCATGATGAAATGGGCTTTAACTATAGAATGCCTAACCTAAACGCTGCGCTTGGATGTGCTCAAGTTGGTAAACTCGACCAGTTTGTATTATCGAAAAGAGAACTTGCTAGAAAGTATCAATGCTTTTTTGATGGTTCCAAATTTTCGTTTGTTACAGAGCCAGAGTATGCGCGTTCAAATTACTGGTTGAATGCAATTATATGCCCATCTAAGATAGAAAAAGAACATCTATTAAAAGAAACAAACGCTAATGGTGTAATGACAAGGCCATTATGGCAATTGGCAAATACATTACCTATGTTCGAAGGGGCATTACGTGGAGCTCTACCTAATAGTGAATGGTTGATAGATCGAGTAGTTAACTTGCCTAGCACACCATTAGAAAAGAGTTGTATTTAA